Within the Vibrio tasmaniensis genome, the region AATAGTGCGAAGCTTAGTAATATCATTGGTCATTGATTGGCGCAGTGATACCAAGCTTGGGTCATTTAGTGCTGCGATACGTTGATCGGCGCTTTCCATTAGTTTGGTTGCGCTAACGGCATCATGCTCAAGGAACAGTTTACGGCCTGCTAGTTTTACTAGGTAATCGGCTTCAGCAAGCAACCAGTCATTCGGTCGACGGCCTTTAACGTCAGCTACTGCTAACTGCAGGCTTTGAATACTTTTTTGTTGCTGGGATTGTACGACCTGAGTTTTCTCCACTGCGTGAGAAGCTTCTTGGATAGTCTCTTGCTTGATGGTTTGCAGGTCTTTATTTACTGCAGATTGGGTATTTTGCAGTTGTGTTTGAAGAGCCGAGATTTGAGCCGAGTACTCAGCGTTCTTTTGCTGCATTTGAAATGCGATACCGCCACTGAAAATAATAGAAATAGCGATCGCAATAGCGCCTAGTTTGACACCGCGCTTACCTTGCTTTTCTGCTTTCTCAATTTGCTCTTTATGTTCTGCTTGAGGTTGATCACTTTGAGCAGTATTTGACGCAGAGGCATCAAGTTTTTGTTCAGGTTGTTTCGTCTCTGTAGATTCAGCATTTTCGTTTTCAACAACTACTGGCTGAGTGTCTTGTTTCTTTTCAGGTTCAATATGCTCATTATTTTTTTTGCTTGTCATGCTTATTTCCTGTTTCTAGCTAGGGCCGGAGAGCAGCCAGTAATATTTGGTTCGTAGCACTGTGAGTATTGGTCACGTTCGAGAAGCCGAGTTGTTGTGCTCGTTCTACTATGCGCTGGCTTGGGACAAATAGATGTCTTGTTGAAAGCCAAGCCAAATACTCATCAGGGGTAATTGAGCAGAGATACTCCAATTGTTCCTGACTAGTGATGACAATTTTGGACGTTTTATTGTTTACCCATGTTTGATAGGTATTGTGGTCGCTAATAGGAATATATTCTCTACGGTAGGTCTCACAATAAGAGACTTGTGCACCCCTATTAAGTAAAGAATCTCGAATGAGCTCACGTCCACCATTTCCACGCAGTATCAAAATGGATTTATTATCTACGCCATTAAGTTCAGTAAGTTTGAGAAGATGTTCACTATCACTCACTTGAGGATAGTTTACTTTTTGTTTACAGGCTTTGCTTAAAACGTGCGCAGTTTTTTGACCAACGCCAAGATAAAGCGGCGAAATTGGCCAAATGGATGAGGTTTTTGAAAGGATGTTTTGAGCTGCGGTCACGGCGTGGTGACTGACTGCAATAATGATATCGCTGTTATTAAGCTTGGTGCTTAAATCCGATGAGTTTGGATTATCAACGATACGAATCAGCGGATGATGGATTGCTTGAATTCCTTCATCCGCTAGTTGTTGGCAAAGCGATTGTCCCTCTAGGCCGGGACGAGTCACCAACACAGTCATGATTATTCTTGGTCAGCGTAAAGCTTGGTTAAGATTTCTCTTGCACCATCATCCAGCAATTGATTTGCCAGAGT harbors:
- a CDS encoding uroporphyrinogen-III C-methyltransferase translates to MTSKKNNEHIEPEKKQDTQPVVVENENAESTETKQPEQKLDASASNTAQSDQPQAEHKEQIEKAEKQGKRGVKLGAIAIAISIIFSGGIAFQMQQKNAEYSAQISALQTQLQNTQSAVNKDLQTIKQETIQEASHAVEKTQVVQSQQQKSIQSLQLAVADVKGRRPNDWLLAEADYLVKLAGRKLFLEHDAVSATKLMESADQRIAALNDPSLVSLRQSMTNDITKLRTIPLIDRDGLVLRITSLQQQVDTLPLANAILPEAAVVEKKAVSKDINDWQNNLMTSMKDFSENFITFRSRDGEVIPLLSPEQHFYLRENIKGKLETAIRAVYKEQGDIYSAALNTANEWSKAYLNQDNNSVIEFEKAVKQLSEQNISVKYPVKLESQNELSDVIRERLRREVTVMTTEEK
- a CDS encoding uroporphyrinogen-III synthase, which gives rise to MTVLVTRPGLEGQSLCQQLADEGIQAIHHPLIRIVDNPNSSDLSTKLNNSDIIIAVSHHAVTAAQNILSKTSSIWPISPLYLGVGQKTAHVLSKACKQKVNYPQVSDSEHLLKLTELNGVDNKSILILRGNGGRELIRDSLLNRGAQVSYCETYRREYIPISDHNTYQTWVNNKTSKIVITSQEQLEYLCSITPDEYLAWLSTRHLFVPSQRIVERAQQLGFSNVTNTHSATNQILLAALRP